In Actinoplanes derwentensis, the following proteins share a genomic window:
- a CDS encoding flagellin N-terminal helical domain-containing protein gives MTSPRVTESSVRTRTMQGLQRSLGKTQAAQDQISSGKQLHRPSDSPTGTVSALQLRGEVRANKKYSANADDAMGRLGTVQDTLKSVYEQVQRTRTLTLEAASAGGGSTPQANIARAEEIDEIKSLVVQFANAKYLNRPVFGGSTPDSAAYGTGGSYTGEVDGETMRTIGPNARVRVDVRGPEVFGAELQADGTTPNEQQLFRVLDSLSTAMRTGDADGIQTGLQNLDKATETLNSTLSDVGARYNRVTQMKQSAEDRLMSVSSQLSDIEDVDLPKAIMELQMQQTSYQAALAATAKVIQPSLIDFLR, from the coding sequence ATGACCAGCCCGCGGGTGACCGAGAGCAGTGTCCGTACCCGGACCATGCAGGGTCTGCAACGCAGCCTGGGCAAGACGCAGGCCGCGCAGGACCAGATCTCCAGTGGCAAGCAACTGCACCGTCCGTCGGACTCGCCGACCGGAACGGTCTCCGCACTCCAGTTGCGGGGCGAGGTGCGCGCCAACAAGAAGTACTCGGCCAACGCCGACGACGCGATGGGCCGGCTCGGCACTGTTCAGGACACCCTGAAGAGCGTCTACGAGCAGGTGCAGCGAACCCGCACGCTGACCCTGGAGGCGGCGAGCGCCGGCGGGGGCAGTACCCCGCAGGCGAACATCGCCCGTGCCGAGGAGATCGACGAGATCAAGAGTCTCGTCGTCCAGTTCGCGAACGCGAAGTACCTGAACCGTCCGGTGTTCGGCGGGTCCACTCCGGACTCGGCCGCCTACGGGACGGGTGGCAGTTACACCGGCGAGGTCGACGGCGAGACGATGCGGACGATCGGCCCCAACGCGCGGGTCCGGGTCGACGTCCGTGGCCCGGAGGTGTTCGGCGCGGAGTTGCAGGCCGACGGGACGACGCCGAACGAGCAGCAGTTGTTCCGGGTTCTCGACTCGCTCTCCACGGCGATGCGGACCGGTGATGCGGACGGCATTCAGACCGGCCTGCAGAATCTTGATAAAGCCACTGAAACGCTGAATTCCACTCTTTCGGACGTAGGTGCCCGATATAATCGGGTTACACAGATGAAGCAGTCCGCAGAGGATCGCTTGATGTCCGTGTCGTCGCAGCTGTCCGATATCGAGGATGTCGACCTGCCCAAGGCGATCATGGAATTGCAAATGCAGCAGACCTCGTATCAGGCCGCCCTGGCCGCCACGGCCAAGGTGATCCAGCCCTCGCTCATCGATTTCCTGAGGTGA
- the flgK gene encoding flagellar hook-associated protein FlgK, producing MGSTFGGLNTALTSLYAQRRGLDVTGQNIANANTEGYTRQRVVMQAQNANNNPGIYATQDGVGNGVAVQSVERMNNSALDQRSFTEHANSAYHNTRASGYTLMEDVFGEPSDTALQARMQDMWEGWNSVSSNFDKAAPKSAMLEQAVTVATSLNDASMSLGNQYKSTRAGLDTYVGEVNKAADSIAKLNKEIVLATQAGLTANELQDQRSTQILKLAELAGATATELPNGATSVFIGSAPLVSEFNAREIWVTPGSAQRMEDLATTEVNVQWKDVGTAVGPGGSMGANMEMLARGGTLQSMSNRLDKVATTLAADVNAVHSAGYSSTGVTGLDFFVQGDDDPLSAANIVVNRDLLSDVNKVAVSSGDPTGVGTATRILNGNVADTLAELADSKSGADSEYQSMIGDLGVAAQSSIRRRDIQNSVTEQVDAARSAESGVNLDEEMTNLLTYQRGYEAASRVLTTIDSMLDQLINRTGLVGR from the coding sequence ATGGGCAGCACATTCGGCGGACTCAATACGGCGCTCACTTCGCTCTACGCGCAGCGCCGGGGCCTGGACGTCACGGGCCAGAACATCGCGAACGCCAACACCGAGGGGTACACCCGGCAACGGGTGGTGATGCAGGCGCAGAACGCCAACAACAACCCCGGCATCTACGCCACCCAGGACGGGGTCGGCAACGGCGTCGCCGTCCAGTCGGTCGAGCGGATGAACAACTCGGCCCTCGATCAGCGCAGTTTCACTGAGCACGCGAACTCGGCCTACCACAACACGCGAGCCAGCGGGTACACCCTGATGGAGGACGTCTTCGGCGAACCCAGCGACACCGCCCTGCAGGCTCGGATGCAGGACATGTGGGAGGGCTGGAACTCGGTGTCGTCCAATTTCGACAAGGCGGCACCCAAGTCGGCGATGCTGGAGCAGGCGGTCACCGTCGCGACGTCGCTGAACGACGCGTCGATGTCGCTGGGCAACCAGTACAAGTCGACCCGCGCCGGGCTGGACACCTACGTCGGCGAGGTGAACAAGGCAGCCGACTCGATCGCCAAGCTCAACAAGGAGATCGTGCTGGCCACCCAGGCCGGGCTCACCGCCAACGAACTTCAGGACCAGCGCAGTACGCAGATCCTCAAGCTCGCCGAGCTGGCCGGCGCCACCGCGACCGAACTGCCGAACGGTGCCACCAGCGTCTTCATCGGCAGCGCGCCGCTGGTGAGTGAGTTCAACGCCCGTGAGATCTGGGTCACTCCCGGTAGTGCGCAGCGGATGGAGGACCTGGCCACCACCGAGGTCAACGTCCAGTGGAAGGACGTCGGCACCGCGGTCGGTCCCGGCGGCAGCATGGGCGCCAACATGGAGATGCTCGCTCGCGGCGGCACCCTGCAGAGCATGTCGAACCGGCTGGACAAGGTCGCCACCACTCTCGCGGCCGACGTCAACGCCGTCCACAGCGCCGGGTACAGCTCCACCGGGGTCACCGGGCTCGACTTCTTCGTGCAGGGTGACGACGATCCGCTCTCCGCGGCGAACATCGTGGTCAACCGGGACCTGCTGTCCGATGTGAACAAGGTCGCGGTCTCCTCCGGCGATCCGACCGGGGTCGGCACCGCCACCCGGATCCTGAACGGCAACGTCGCCGACACCCTCGCCGAACTGGCCGACTCGAAGAGCGGTGCCGACTCCGAGTACCAGTCGATGATCGGCGACCTCGGGGTGGCAGCGCAGTCCTCGATCCGCCGGCGGGACATCCAGAACTCGGTGACCGAGCAGGTCGACGCCGCCCGGAGCGCCGAGTCCGGGGTCAACCTGGACGAGGAGATGACCAACCTGCTCACGTACCAGCGCGGGTATGAGGCTGCGTCCCGCGTGCTCACCACCATCGACTCGATGCTCGACCAGCTGATCAACCGGACCGGCCTGGTCGGTAGGTAG
- the fliE gene encoding flagellar hook-basal body complex protein FliE, with translation MTSPIGPIGGFSAVGGISERGVGLGGLNGLGGMLGGSESAPTQGPNNDFAGMLAKGIENVQASQAKAGDLAVQVADGRLVDPAQYTMAATEASLGLQLTMAVRNKAVEAFQEIMRMQA, from the coding sequence ATGACCTCACCGATCGGACCAATCGGCGGCTTCTCCGCCGTCGGCGGAATCAGCGAACGCGGCGTCGGCCTCGGCGGGCTCAACGGCCTCGGCGGCATGCTCGGCGGCTCGGAGAGCGCGCCCACGCAGGGCCCGAACAACGACTTCGCCGGGATGCTCGCCAAGGGCATCGAGAACGTCCAGGCCTCCCAGGCCAAGGCCGGTGACCTGGCTGTGCAGGTGGCCGACGGCCGGCTGGTCGACCCGGCGCAGTACACGATGGCCGCCACCGAGGCGTCCCTCGGACTCCAGCTCACCATGGCCGTCCGGAACAAGGCCGTCGAGGCCTTCCAGGAGATCATGAGGATGCAGGCATAA
- a CDS encoding SRPBCC family protein, which produces MSMVQQAIEVSAPVHTVYEQLAAFENYPRFMTGVRQVTAVGADQTHWIMDVDGKRREFDAQIIERSLDERVSWSTMEGPLLAETITLRPMGDAKTQIVAQLEADIAFLMPSDRHGQESLNRRLKADLTTFKGLVESGVLGGRPIPHGGASSKQVAGRSHTLLPGLSMEAPSPATVAARIRNRTGPAPHPGAGWDNGGAAAGSAPMGGRNTGSDMWGNGMINEEERG; this is translated from the coding sequence ATGAGCATGGTTCAGCAGGCTATCGAAGTCAGTGCACCCGTCCACACGGTGTACGAGCAGCTCGCGGCGTTCGAGAACTACCCCCGCTTCATGACCGGTGTGCGGCAGGTGACGGCGGTCGGCGCCGACCAGACCCACTGGATCATGGATGTCGACGGTAAACGCCGCGAGTTCGACGCCCAGATCATCGAGCGATCGCTGGACGAGCGCGTCTCCTGGTCGACCATGGAGGGCCCGCTGCTCGCCGAGACGATCACACTGCGCCCGATGGGGGACGCCAAGACCCAGATCGTCGCCCAACTCGAGGCCGACATCGCGTTCCTCATGCCCAGCGACCGGCACGGACAGGAGTCGCTGAACCGCCGGCTCAAGGCCGATCTCACCACCTTCAAAGGGCTGGTGGAGAGCGGTGTGCTCGGTGGCCGCCCGATTCCGCACGGCGGCGCCAGCAGCAAACAGGTGGCCGGCCGGTCGCACACCCTGCTGCCCGGCCTCAGCATGGAGGCCCCGTCCCCGGCCACGGTGGCCGCGCGCATCCGGAACCGGACCGGCCCCGCACCGCACCCGGGCGCAGGCTGGGACAACGGTGGCGCCGCGGCCGGATCGGCCCCGATGGGCGGCCGCAACACCGGCTCCGACATGTGGGGCAACGGCATGATCAACGAGGAAGAACGCGGCTGA
- a CDS encoding flagellar basal body rod protein FlgB, with product MFEDRASQSLRVAVAGLAARQQAIANNIANIETPGYRARKVKFEEALQSAVTQGQSPAGVTPSVLTSLEPTRLNGNNVNLDEETLQHIDTSMRYSLAIRALDGKYSSLREAIKGA from the coding sequence TTGTTCGAGGACCGCGCGTCACAGTCACTCCGCGTCGCCGTCGCCGGGCTCGCCGCCCGCCAGCAGGCCATCGCCAACAACATCGCCAACATCGAGACCCCCGGTTACCGGGCCCGTAAGGTCAAATTCGAGGAGGCGCTGCAGAGCGCCGTCACCCAGGGCCAGTCCCCTGCCGGGGTGACCCCGAGCGTGCTGACGTCGCTCGAGCCCACGCGGCTCAACGGAAACAACGTCAACCTCGATGAAGAGACGCTGCAGCACATCGACACGTCGATGCGGTACAGCCTCGCCATCCGGGCGCTGGACGGCAAGTACAGCTCCCTGCGCGAAGCCATCAAGGGAGCCTGA
- the fliS gene encoding flagellar export chaperone FliS: protein MSAPNLRDRYLQDSISTASPAKLLIMLYDRLILDLMQGEEAIRGKDRSVANDKLTHAQEIVLELRVTLDVNAWDGAPGLASLYGFVLTELIGANIRQDADRVAGCRDLLEPLRDAWREAASAST, encoded by the coding sequence ATGAGCGCACCCAACCTCCGCGACCGCTACCTGCAGGACTCGATCAGCACGGCGTCACCCGCCAAGCTGCTGATCATGCTCTATGACCGTCTGATCCTCGACCTGATGCAGGGCGAGGAGGCGATCCGTGGCAAGGACCGGAGTGTGGCGAACGACAAGCTCACCCATGCTCAGGAGATCGTGCTGGAGTTGCGGGTGACCCTGGACGTGAACGCCTGGGACGGCGCGCCCGGGCTGGCCAGCCTGTACGGATTCGTACTGACCGAGCTGATCGGGGCGAACATCCGGCAGGACGCGGACCGGGTGGCGGGCTGCCGTGACCTGCTCGAACCGCTGCGCGACGCGTGGCGCGAAGCAGCCTCGGCCTCGACATGA
- a CDS encoding flagellar protein FlgN: MSLIDLASVLWRSRELLEMLLFKLEEEQLLLASNRSRWLSHATREVEVVLDQIRQTEVIRAAYSQEVALELGLSPEASLGELADAAPDPWSDLLHQHRKAFLMLTSEIRALADVNRELLTAGQRAARETMLAFAETVETYGPQGQTVSGAIRRPTLVDEAI, encoded by the coding sequence GTGAGCCTGATCGACCTGGCCAGTGTCCTCTGGCGCTCACGCGAGCTGCTGGAGATGCTGCTGTTCAAGCTTGAGGAGGAGCAGTTGCTCCTCGCGTCCAACCGGTCCCGCTGGCTCAGTCACGCCACCCGCGAGGTGGAGGTGGTCCTGGATCAGATCCGGCAGACCGAGGTGATCCGTGCCGCCTACTCACAGGAGGTGGCGCTGGAACTCGGGCTCTCGCCGGAGGCATCACTCGGCGAACTCGCCGACGCCGCACCAGACCCCTGGTCGGATCTCCTGCACCAACACCGCAAAGCGTTTCTGATGTTGACGTCGGAGATCCGGGCCCTGGCCGACGTCAACCGGGAACTGCTCACCGCCGGCCAGCGCGCGGCTCGCGAAACCATGCTCGCGTTCGCGGAGACTGTGGAAACGTACGGACCGCAGGGCCAGACCGTCAGCGGCGCCATCAGGCGCCCCACCCTGGTTGATGAGGCGATCTGA
- the csrA gene encoding carbon storage regulator CsrA yields MLVLTRRAGESVMIGDDVVITVLEARGDVIRLGIQAPREVQVHREEVYRELQEANRSAASPTADAVHALTRMLDHPEKDAE; encoded by the coding sequence ATGCTTGTGCTGACCCGGCGGGCGGGGGAGAGCGTGATGATCGGCGACGACGTCGTCATCACGGTCCTGGAAGCTCGCGGTGACGTCATCCGGCTGGGCATCCAGGCCCCCCGGGAGGTGCAGGTGCATCGCGAGGAGGTCTACCGCGAACTGCAGGAGGCCAACCGGTCGGCCGCCTCGCCGACCGCCGACGCCGTTCACGCGCTCACCCGGATGCTGGACCACCCCGAGAAGGACGCCGAGTAG
- the fliW gene encoding flagellar assembly protein FliW: protein MTTRTASRPIEATMIDPSLGLPTITMAVPMPGFPSHREFVLVRLNDDGLLYALTSVEDPELRFLVAPPEPFFPDYAPEIENQVFAALNSKDPDRLLLLTVITASEHETTANLLAPIVVDRDSMRAMQVVLTGTDYPVRAILNRNF, encoded by the coding sequence ATGACTACTCGCACCGCGTCCCGACCGATTGAGGCCACGATGATCGACCCGTCGCTGGGGCTGCCGACCATTACGATGGCCGTCCCCATGCCGGGTTTCCCGTCCCATCGGGAGTTCGTATTGGTGCGCCTCAACGACGACGGTCTTCTCTACGCGTTGACGTCCGTGGAGGACCCGGAGCTCCGGTTCCTGGTGGCCCCGCCGGAGCCGTTCTTCCCGGATTACGCGCCGGAGATCGAGAATCAGGTGTTCGCAGCCCTGAACAGCAAGGACCCGGACCGGTTGCTGCTGCTCACGGTGATCACCGCGAGCGAGCACGAGACGACCGCGAACCTGCTGGCCCCGATCGTCGTCGACCGCGACAGCATGCGGGCCATGCAGGTGGTCCTCACCGGCACGGACTATCCGGTCCGGGCGATCCTCAATCGGAACTTCTGA
- the fliD gene encoding flagellar filament capping protein FliD — MGSSVDGLSSGLNTTSMITQMMQVEAAPQTKLKTKVETAQNVITSYQTVNAKLKATKSAADSLGSLGSWRALKTTSSSSSVTATAAGGLAGMTGSVKFDVSSVARSQTTVLKVADTTAEGTFPTSIMVQPGSWSTDGNGVEQFTAVGDPVEVTIPEPRKADSLTSAMNSATDANGVSLGIRAYTVTTSGSEGVVQFAGMKSGSANGFQIAGLENSGTGGTGPESTSAKDAVLTMNPGTAAEYKVTSATNTFSALMPGVTISVSKQETGVTIDAASDSKAISDKVQALVDAANAALSEIKTQTAYDPDTRTGSPLTGDFTVRQMNQAVLSLISGGLSYDKSVTANNTPTTETVNFGSLNQLGISLSRDGQLSFDSTAFAKAYADDPGKIQEAGMAFGSQVRALSDKQSITVTNVITGRKNEIDSLNEQIDNWDVRLSLRKEALQRQYAALETSLGTLKNQSSWLSGQLAGL, encoded by the coding sequence GTGGGCAGCTCCGTGGACGGCCTCTCCAGTGGCCTCAACACCACCTCGATGATCACCCAGATGATGCAGGTGGAGGCGGCACCGCAGACCAAACTCAAGACCAAGGTCGAGACCGCTCAGAACGTCATCACCTCGTATCAGACGGTCAACGCCAAGCTCAAGGCCACCAAGTCGGCGGCCGACTCGCTGGGTTCGCTGGGTTCGTGGCGGGCGCTCAAGACGACCTCCAGCTCGTCGAGTGTCACCGCCACCGCAGCCGGTGGGCTCGCCGGGATGACCGGCAGCGTCAAGTTCGACGTCAGCTCGGTGGCCCGGTCCCAGACCACGGTTCTCAAGGTCGCCGACACCACCGCCGAGGGGACATTCCCGACGAGCATCATGGTCCAGCCGGGCAGCTGGAGCACCGACGGGAACGGCGTCGAGCAGTTCACCGCAGTCGGTGACCCGGTGGAAGTCACGATCCCGGAGCCGCGGAAGGCGGACAGTCTCACCTCCGCGATGAACTCGGCGACCGACGCGAACGGCGTGAGCCTCGGCATCCGCGCCTACACGGTCACCACCTCGGGCAGCGAGGGTGTCGTCCAGTTCGCCGGTATGAAGTCCGGCTCCGCCAACGGTTTCCAGATCGCCGGCCTGGAGAACAGCGGCACCGGAGGGACCGGGCCGGAGTCCACCTCCGCCAAGGACGCGGTGCTGACGATGAACCCGGGCACCGCGGCCGAGTACAAGGTCACCAGTGCCACCAACACGTTCAGCGCCCTGATGCCCGGTGTGACGATCTCGGTCAGCAAGCAGGAGACCGGTGTCACGATCGACGCCGCCTCGGACTCCAAGGCCATCTCCGACAAGGTGCAGGCGCTCGTCGACGCGGCCAACGCGGCACTCTCCGAGATCAAGACCCAGACCGCGTACGACCCGGACACCCGGACCGGTTCGCCACTGACCGGTGACTTCACCGTCCGGCAGATGAACCAGGCCGTGCTGAGCCTGATCAGCGGTGGTCTGTCCTACGACAAGTCGGTGACCGCCAACAACACGCCGACCACCGAGACGGTCAACTTCGGCTCGCTCAACCAGCTCGGCATCTCCCTCAGCCGGGACGGGCAGCTGTCCTTCGACTCGACCGCGTTCGCCAAGGCGTACGCCGACGACCCGGGGAAGATCCAGGAAGCCGGCATGGCGTTCGGCAGTCAGGTCCGGGCACTCAGCGACAAACAGTCGATCACCGTCACCAACGTGATCACCGGCCGGAAGAATGAGATCGACTCGCTCAACGAGCAGATCGACAACTGGGATGTCCGGCTGTCCCTCCGGAAGGAGGCACTCCAGCGGCAGTACGCGGCCCTGGAGACCTCCCTCGGCACTTTGAAGAACCAGTCGAGCTGGCTCTCCGGACAGCTCGCCGGCCTCTGA
- a CDS encoding hydrolase, translating to MSAERESVIGGGAVGTACALDLAVDAHVHTGFSAGRDAVGVVVSAADQIGLRALTFADQAGPETTWLPAYADAVRRARHRTEMTLRVAVEVEVVRADGWLALPPDLAPLDALSVAVSALPAGGELLSPREVRSRLDTGLLVPGQVAELLVAATIKGLERASRYAPAQLARPLVLLTQVGIDDSVITPDLVTDLAAACRITGSLVEVSESWRSPSPRVVEMLLDAAVTVVPASDARYAAEVGRWHYLRRV from the coding sequence GTGAGCGCAGAGCGCGAATCAGTCATCGGTGGCGGTGCGGTCGGTACGGCCTGCGCGCTCGACCTTGCGGTGGACGCCCACGTGCACACCGGCTTCTCGGCGGGCCGGGACGCCGTCGGCGTGGTGGTGTCGGCCGCCGATCAGATCGGCCTCCGCGCGCTCACCTTCGCCGACCAGGCCGGCCCGGAGACCACCTGGCTCCCGGCGTACGCCGACGCGGTGCGCCGTGCCCGGCACCGCACCGAGATGACCCTGCGGGTGGCCGTCGAGGTCGAGGTGGTCCGCGCGGACGGCTGGCTGGCGCTGCCACCCGATCTGGCTCCACTGGACGCCCTGTCGGTGGCGGTCTCCGCCCTGCCGGCCGGCGGCGAACTGCTCAGCCCACGCGAGGTCCGGTCCCGCCTGGACACCGGCCTGCTGGTCCCCGGTCAGGTGGCGGAGCTTCTGGTGGCGGCCACGATCAAGGGCCTGGAACGAGCCTCCCGGTACGCCCCCGCGCAGTTGGCCCGCCCGCTGGTGCTGTTGACCCAGGTCGGGATCGACGACTCGGTGATCACCCCGGACCTGGTCACCGACCTGGCCGCGGCCTGCCGGATCACCGGTTCGCTGGTGGAGGTCAGTGAGTCCTGGCGCAGCCCGTCGCCGCGGGTGGTGGAGATGCTGCTGGACGCCGCCGTGACGGTGGTACCGGCGAGTGACGCCCGGTATGCCGCGGAGGTGGGCCGCTGGCACTACCTGCGAAGGGTCTGA
- a CDS encoding flagellin N-terminal helical domain-containing protein has protein sequence MGLRINQNIAAQNAYRNLSVTDGQMSKSLEKLSSGFRINRASDDAAGLSISEGLRSQTGGLKVAVRNAQDAISVVQTAEGALNETTSMLQRMRDLAVQANNASLDDSAKKAANAEFTQLAAEIDRVSDTTAFGKSKLLDGNFGMAASSTGTTIAGTPANPPNEPYPTSNSPVSSSGMTITSLGGKAVSINIADVTLTDSKGDTLAPQAAAAKVNDAIAAALRDSGNGDVTLEVSASVDKATGDLTFSASGTTGFEFTASDLGISGASTANSKAVAGNFQIGANSGETLAVGIRAVNSTTLGLNSLDLTKLATTTGGKSGATEAMEVLDTAIQQVSDDRAKLGASQNRFEHTINNLNVSVENLSASESRIRDTDMAQEMVQFTRNQILTQAGTSMLSQANQASQNVLSLLR, from the coding sequence ATGGGTCTTCGTATCAACCAGAACATCGCCGCGCAGAACGCCTACCGGAACCTGTCCGTCACGGACGGGCAGATGTCGAAGTCGCTCGAGAAACTCTCCAGCGGTTTCCGCATCAACCGGGCGTCCGACGACGCGGCCGGCCTGTCGATCTCCGAGGGCCTGCGGTCGCAGACCGGTGGTCTGAAGGTCGCCGTTCGCAACGCGCAGGACGCGATCAGCGTCGTGCAGACCGCTGAAGGCGCGCTCAACGAGACCACCTCGATGCTCCAGCGCATGCGCGACCTCGCGGTCCAGGCCAACAACGCCTCCCTCGACGACAGCGCGAAGAAAGCCGCGAACGCCGAGTTCACCCAGCTGGCCGCCGAGATCGACCGGGTCAGTGACACCACCGCGTTCGGCAAGTCGAAGCTGCTCGACGGCAACTTCGGCATGGCGGCGTCCAGCACCGGCACGACCATCGCCGGTACCCCCGCCAACCCGCCGAACGAGCCTTACCCGACCAGCAACTCGCCGGTCTCGTCCAGCGGTATGACGATCACCAGCCTCGGCGGCAAGGCCGTCAGCATCAACATCGCCGACGTCACCCTGACCGACTCCAAGGGCGACACGCTCGCTCCGCAGGCCGCCGCAGCGAAGGTCAACGACGCGATCGCCGCCGCCCTGCGCGACTCCGGCAACGGTGACGTCACCCTCGAGGTGTCCGCATCGGTCGACAAGGCCACCGGCGACCTCACGTTCAGCGCCTCCGGCACGACCGGCTTCGAATTCACCGCCAGTGACCTCGGCATCAGCGGCGCGTCGACGGCGAACTCCAAGGCCGTCGCGGGCAACTTCCAGATCGGCGCCAACTCGGGGGAGACCCTGGCCGTCGGCATCCGGGCCGTCAACTCGACGACGCTGGGCCTCAACAGCCTCGACTTGACCAAGCTGGCCACCACGACCGGCGGCAAATCCGGCGCGACCGAGGCCATGGAGGTCCTGGACACCGCGATCCAGCAGGTGTCCGACGACCGCGCCAAGCTCGGTGCCAGCCAGAACCGGTTCGAGCACACGATCAACAACCTGAACGTGTCGGTCGAGAACCTGTCCGCTTCGGAGTCGCGTATCCGGGACACCGACATGGCCCAGGAGATGGTGCAGTTCACCCGCAACCAGATCCTGACCCAGGCCGGTACGTCCATGCTGTCGCAGGCCAACCAGGCCTCGCAGAACGTGCTGTCGCTGCTCCGCTGA
- a CDS encoding flagellar basal body rod protein FlgC, translating to MSTFNAIGVAGSGVTVYRKWLDAVSDNLSNLNTTTRTNENAFQARYVQARAAQDGNGAEVAGVQFGSAEGILAYEPDNPLADSEGYVRRPDIDMGSQMAQLMMAQRAYQANLSVVDRAKESYTAAINLGK from the coding sequence ATGAGCACCTTCAACGCCATCGGGGTCGCCGGCAGCGGTGTCACGGTCTATCGCAAGTGGCTGGACGCGGTGTCCGACAACCTCTCGAACCTCAACACCACCACCCGGACCAACGAGAACGCCTTCCAGGCCCGGTACGTCCAGGCGCGCGCCGCCCAGGACGGCAACGGGGCCGAGGTCGCCGGAGTCCAGTTCGGCAGCGCCGAGGGCATCCTCGCCTACGAGCCGGACAACCCGCTCGCCGACTCCGAGGGCTACGTCCGCCGCCCCGACATCGACATGGGCAGCCAGATGGCCCAGCTGATGATGGCCCAGCGCGCCTACCAGGCCAACCTCTCGGTCGTCGACCGGGCGAAAGAGTCGTACACCGCCGCGATCAACCTCGGGAAGTGA